The Neomonachus schauinslandi chromosome 11, ASM220157v2, whole genome shotgun sequence genome contains a region encoding:
- the TRAF6 gene encoding TNF receptor-associated factor 6 encodes MSLLNCENSCGSGQSEGDCCGAMAGPCSAAAKDDSVGGTASPGNLSSSFMEEIQGYDVEFDPPLESKYECPICLMALREAVQTPCGHRFCKACIIKSIRDAGHKCPVDNEILLENQLFPDNFAKREILSLMVKCPNEGCLHKMELRHLEDHQVHCEFALMNCPQCQRPFQKCQLNIHILKECPRRQVSCVNCAALMAFEDKEIHDQNCPLANVICEYCNTMLIREQMPNHYDLDCPTAPIPCTFSTFGCHVKMQRNHLARHLQENTQSHMRMLAQAVQGLSLALAPVPQRDMAPYDSSSVSRVSTPCHPEVHNFQETIQQLEGRLVRQDHQIRELTAKMETQSMYVNELKRTIRTLEDKVAEIEAQQCNGIYIWKIGNFGMHLKSQEEEKPVVIHSPGFYTGKPGYKLCMRLHLQLPTAQRCANYISLFVHTMQGEYDSHLPWPFQGTIRLAILDQSEAPVRQNHEEIMDAKPELLAFQRPTIPRNPKGFGYVTFMHLEALRQRTFIKDDTLLVRCEVSTRFDMGSLRREGFQPRSTDSGT; translated from the exons ATGAGTCTGCTAAACTGTGAGAACAGCTGTGGATCCGGCCAGTCCGAGGGTGACTGCTGTGGTGCTATGGCCGGCCCGTGTAGCGCTGCAGCAAAAGATGACAGTGTGGGTGGAACCGCCAGCCCGGGGAACCTGTCCAGCTCCTTTATGGAAGAGATCCAGGGGTATGATGTGGAGTTTGACCCACCCCTGGAAAGCAAGTATGAATGCCCCATCTGCTTGATGGCGTTAAGGGAAGCAGTGCAAACACCATGTGGCCACAGGTTCTGCAAAGCTTGCATCATCAAATCAATAAG GGATGCTGGTCACAAATGTCCAGTTGACAATGAAATATTGCTGGAAAATCAACTATTTCCTGACAATTTTGCAAAACGAGAGATTCTTTCTTTGATGGTGAAGTGTCCAAATGAAGGTTGTTTGCACAAGATGGAACTGAGGCATCTTGag GATCACCAAGTACATTGTGAGTTTGCTCTCATGAATTGTCCCCAGTGCCAACGTCCCTTCCAAAAATGCCAACTTAATATTCACATTCTTAAGGAGTGCCCGAGGAGACAGGTTTCTTGCGTGAACTGTGCTGCGTTGATGGCATTTGAAGATAAAGAG atCCATGACCAGAACTGTCCTTTGGcaaatgtcatctgtgaatactGCAATACTATGCTCATCAGAGAACAG atGCCTAATCACTATGATCTAGACTGTCCGACAGCCCCAATTCCATGCACATTCAGTACTTTTGGTTGCCATGTAAAG ATGCAGAGGAATCACTTGGCACGCCACCTACAAGAGAATACCCAGTCACACATGAGAATGTTGGCTCAGGCCGTTCAGGGTTTAAGCCTTGCTTTAGCTCCTGTACCTCAGCGTGATATGGCGCCATACGATTCTTCCTCTGTGTCCCGGGTCTCCACTCCGTGTCACCCCGAGGTCCATAATTTCCAAGAAACCATTCAGCAGTTGGAGGGTCGCCTTGTAAGACAAGACCATCAAATCCGAGAGCTAACTGCTAAAATGGAAACTCAGAGCATGTATGTAAATGAGCTCAAACGAACCATTAGAACCCTTGAAGACAAAGTTGCTGAAATAGAAGCGCAGCAGTGCAACGGGATCTACATCTGGAAGATTGGCAACTTTGGGATGCATTTGAAATCTCAGGAAGAGGAGAAACCTGTTGTCATTCACAGCCCTGGATTCTACACGGGCAAACCTGGCTACAAACTGTGCATGCGCCTGCACCTCCAGTTACCAACTGCTCAGCGCTGTGCTAATTATATATCCCTCTTTGTCCACACAATGCAGGGAGAGTATGACAGCCACCTGCCTTGGCCCTTCCAGGGTACAATACGCCTTGCAATTCTTGATCAGTCTGAAGCGCCTGTAAGGCAGAACCACGAAGAGATCATGGATGCCAAACCAGAGCTGCTTGCCTTCCAGAGACCCACAATCCCACGGAACCCAAAAGGTTTTGGCTATGTGACTTTTATGCACCTGGAAGCCCTAAGACAAAGAACCTTCATTAAGGATGATACTTTGTTAGTACGCTGTGAGGTCTCTACCCGCTTTGACATGGGCAGTCTCCGGAGGGAGGGTTTTCAGCCACGAAGTACTGATTCAGGGACATAG